A region from the Diorhabda sublineata isolate icDioSubl1.1 chromosome X, icDioSubl1.1, whole genome shotgun sequence genome encodes:
- the LOC130450916 gene encoding uncharacterized protein LOC130450916 — translation MVWGRIIIRIIFAICLILLVVTDYSGILQKLIGGNKSEDHHVSPRPTNPGYGDSKTDIDIDADIEEESVKHLGSQTTKSKILKTIKKACLPKLICELTASTHKDKLTDSEKALLSLLRDTTISTTAELTSKYHFAAHMGQLINGVDGNGCHNFYPTCPFPGLQVLQMMKKVRMR, via the exons ATGGTGTGGGGGAGAATAATTATTAGGATAATTTTCGCGATTTGTTTGATATTACTTGTAGTGACCGATTACTCaggaattttacaaaaattaattggtGGGAATAAGTCAGAGGATCATCATGTTTCACCGAGACCAACCAATCCTGGATACGGTGATTCTAAGACCGATATAGATATTGATGCTGATATTGAAGAAGAATCTGTCAAACATTTAG GAAGTCAGACAACgaagtcaaaaatattgaagacaATTAAAAAAGCTTGTTTACCAAAATTAATTTGTGAGCTGACAGCATCCACCCACAAAGATAAATTGACCGATTCTGAAAAGGCACTTTTAAGTCTACTAAG aGATACAACAATTAGCACAACTGCTGAGTTGACGTCCAAATATCATTTCGCTGCCCATATGGGTCAGCTAATAAACGGAGTGGACGGAAACGGTTGCCATAACTTTTATCCTACATGCCCTTTTCCAGGATTGCAGGTTCTTCAGATGATGAAAAAAGTTCGAATGCGTTGA